A stretch of the Streptococcus suis genome encodes the following:
- a CDS encoding translation repressor RelB gives MGIVSLRLNETEEEIFRSYAIHTGKSLSELFKSALIEQIEDQLDYEIGIKALKKFQENPVTHSIDDVLAELEDGL, from the coding sequence ATGGGAATTGTTTCTTTGCGATTAAATGAAACAGAAGAAGAAATTTTCAGAAGCTATGCCATTCATACTGGAAAAAGCCTGTCTGAGTTATTCAAATCAGCACTTATTGAACAGATAGAAGACCAGTTGGACTATGAAATTGGTATCAAGGCTTTGAAGAAATTCCAAGAAAATCCTGTTACACACTCGATTGATGATGTGCTTGCGGAGTTAGAAGATGGCTTATAA
- a CDS encoding asparagine--tRNA ligase — translation MSRKLITINQVKDYVGQEVTIGAWVANKSGKGKLAFLQLRDGTAFFQAVAFKPNFIEKFGEEAGTEKFDVAKRLSQETSVYVTGIVKEDERSKFGYELDVTDLEVIGESQDYPITPKEHGTDFLMDNRHLWLRSRKQVAIQQIRNAIIYATYEFFEKNGFIKFDSPILSGNAAEDSTELFETDYFGQPAYLSQSGQLYLEAGAMALGRVFDFGPVFRAEKSKTRRHLTEFWMMDAEYSFLSHDESLDLQEAYVKALIQGAIDRAPQALETLERDVDALKRYIAEPFKRLAYDDAITLLQEHEADEDTDYEHIEHGDDFGSPHETWISNYFGVPTFVVNYPASFKAFYMKPVPGNPERVLCADLLAPEGYGEIIGGSMREDNYDALVAKMEELGMDKSEYDFYLDLRKYGSVPHGGFGIGIERMVTFVAGTKHIREAIPFPRMLHRLHP, via the coding sequence ATGTCTAGAAAATTGATTACGATTAACCAAGTGAAAGATTACGTGGGTCAGGAAGTGACCATCGGTGCCTGGGTTGCCAACAAGTCAGGTAAAGGGAAATTGGCCTTCTTACAATTACGTGATGGAACAGCTTTCTTCCAAGCAGTTGCTTTCAAGCCAAACTTCATTGAAAAATTCGGTGAAGAAGCTGGTACAGAGAAGTTTGATGTGGCGAAACGGTTGAGCCAAGAAACTTCTGTATATGTGACAGGAATTGTGAAGGAAGACGAACGTTCTAAGTTTGGTTATGAGTTGGATGTGACAGACCTTGAAGTGATCGGTGAGTCACAAGATTATCCAATTACGCCTAAAGAACATGGTACAGACTTCCTTATGGATAACCGTCACCTTTGGTTGCGTTCTCGTAAACAAGTAGCCATCCAACAAATCCGTAATGCCATCATCTATGCAACCTATGAATTTTTTGAAAAAAATGGCTTTATCAAGTTTGATAGCCCAATCTTGTCAGGAAATGCGGCAGAAGATTCGACAGAATTGTTTGAAACAGATTACTTTGGTCAACCTGCTTACTTGAGCCAATCAGGTCAGCTTTACCTTGAAGCTGGTGCCATGGCTCTTGGTCGTGTCTTCGACTTTGGTCCTGTTTTCCGTGCGGAAAAATCAAAAACTCGCCGTCACTTGACAGAATTTTGGATGATGGATGCGGAATACTCATTCCTCAGCCATGATGAGTCACTTGACTTGCAAGAAGCTTATGTCAAAGCTTTGATTCAGGGTGCCATCGACCGAGCTCCTCAAGCCTTGGAGACTCTTGAGCGTGATGTAGATGCCCTTAAACGCTACATTGCAGAACCATTCAAACGCTTAGCTTATGATGATGCTATTACCCTTCTGCAAGAGCATGAAGCGGATGAAGATACAGACTACGAACACATCGAGCATGGTGATGACTTTGGTTCACCTCATGAAACATGGATTTCAAATTACTTTGGTGTACCAACCTTTGTTGTGAACTATCCAGCTAGCTTTAAAGCTTTCTATATGAAACCAGTTCCTGGCAACCCAGAACGTGTGCTCTGTGCAGACTTGCTTGCTCCAGAAGGCTACGGTGAAATCATTGGCGGTTCAATGCGTGAAGACAACTATGATGCCTTGGTAGCGAAAATGGAAGAACTAGGTATGGACAAGTCTGAATATGACTTCTACCTTGATCTTCGTAAATACGGTTCCGTACCACACGGTGGTTTCGGTATTGGTATCGAACGCATGGTAACTTTCGTAGCAGGTACAAAACATATCCGTGAAGCGATTCCGTTCCCACGTATGTTGCATCGCTTGCATCCGTAA
- a CDS encoding type II toxin-antitoxin system RelE/ParE family toxin, translated as MAYKLVLSDDALKQLKKMDRHVGMMLAKDLKKRLDGLENPRQFGKAFVGDYKGLWRYRVWNYRVICDIIDNKMVILALEMGHRKDIYRK; from the coding sequence ATGGCTTATAAACTTGTTCTCAGCGATGATGCTTTGAAGCAGTTGAAAAAAATGGACAGGCATGTAGGGATGATGCTTGCTAAGGATTTGAAAAAAAGATTGGACGGTTTGGAAAATCCAAGACAGTTTGGAAAGGCCTTTGTAGGAGACTATAAGGGCCTGTGGCGGTATAGAGTGTGGAATTATCGTGTAATTTGCGATATTATTGATAACAAAATGGTCATCTTAGCTCTTGAAATGGGGCATCGGAAAGACATTTATCGGAAATGA
- a CDS encoding peptidase, translated as MEKKFSRLLAFASGRLGQYLIGFFVLAFSVIFLILYVWEQSSRPFEEARVGAQQIAQQYADVSQVDDFAIYNGTETYYSLKGKDKNGDEVYVLIPSSSSSIYVYPVGAGITKEEAQAIAQENGAKTADRTILGYRDGKPIWEVKSGTAYYLVDFETGDFVKMEGL; from the coding sequence ATGGAAAAAAAATTCAGCCGTCTCTTGGCATTTGCTAGTGGCCGTTTGGGTCAATATCTTATTGGTTTTTTTGTTCTTGCATTCAGTGTTATCTTTTTAATCCTCTACGTTTGGGAGCAGTCTTCTCGTCCTTTTGAGGAGGCTAGAGTTGGGGCGCAACAGATTGCACAGCAATATGCGGATGTGAGTCAGGTGGATGACTTTGCAATCTATAATGGTACGGAAACTTATTATAGCTTGAAAGGTAAGGATAAGAACGGAGATGAGGTATATGTGTTGATACCAAGTTCTTCGTCCTCTATCTATGTCTATCCAGTTGGGGCAGGGATTACAAAGGAAGAGGCGCAAGCGATTGCTCAAGAAAATGGTGCAAAAACGGCTGATCGAACTATTCTAGGCTATAGGGATGGCAAACCGATTTGGGAAGTCAAATCGGGGACAGCCTATTATTTGGTGGATTTTGAAACAGGTGACTTTGTCAAGATGGAGGGATTATGA
- a CDS encoding pyridoxal phosphate-dependent aminotransferase codes for MSKLSRRVLEMEESVTLAAGARAKALKAEGRDILELTLGEPDFVTPKNIQEAAIQAIENGKASFYTVASGLPELKDAVNTYFEKFYGYSIQRNQVVVGTGAKFILYAFFAAVINPGDEVLVPTPYWVSYADQIKMNEGVPVFVTATEEHHFKVTVDQLEAARTDKTKVLLLNSPSNPTGMIYSREELEAIGNWAVEHDLLILADDIYGRLVYNGNTFTPISSISESIRQQTIVINGVAKAYAMTGWRVGYAVGNPEIIAAMGKITGQTTSNLTTVAQYAAIEAFTGPQDTVETMRQAFEERLNTIYPLLAEVPGFEVVKPEGAFYLFPNVKKAMEMKGFTDVTEFTTAILEEVGVALVTGAGFGAPENIRLSYATDMDTLKEAVARLHTFMKK; via the coding sequence ATGAGCAAGTTATCAAGACGTGTCTTAGAGATGGAAGAAAGTGTGACCTTGGCTGCTGGGGCGCGTGCGAAAGCACTCAAGGCTGAGGGCCGCGATATTTTAGAACTAACGCTGGGGGAACCAGATTTTGTTACTCCTAAAAATATTCAAGAAGCAGCTATTCAAGCCATCGAAAATGGCAAGGCTAGTTTTTATACAGTAGCTTCTGGTCTTCCAGAGTTGAAAGATGCGGTAAATACTTACTTTGAGAAGTTCTATGGATACTCTATTCAACGCAATCAAGTAGTAGTGGGTACGGGTGCTAAGTTTATTCTCTATGCTTTCTTTGCAGCAGTCATCAATCCAGGTGACGAGGTTCTCGTTCCAACGCCTTACTGGGTTTCATATGCAGACCAAATCAAGATGAATGAAGGGGTGCCAGTCTTTGTAACTGCGACGGAAGAGCATCATTTCAAGGTTACAGTTGATCAGCTAGAAGCAGCTCGGACTGACAAGACCAAGGTCCTCTTGCTCAATAGTCCATCCAATCCTACGGGTATGATTTATAGTCGCGAAGAATTGGAAGCTATTGGTAATTGGGCTGTAGAACATGATTTGTTGATCTTGGCGGATGATATTTACGGTCGTTTGGTATACAACGGTAATACCTTTACACCGATTTCTAGTATTTCAGAGAGCATTCGTCAACAGACCATTGTTATCAATGGTGTTGCAAAAGCCTATGCCATGACGGGTTGGCGGGTTGGTTACGCAGTAGGTAATCCAGAAATAATCGCGGCTATGGGTAAAATTACCGGTCAAACGACTTCAAACCTGACTACTGTTGCCCAATATGCGGCCATTGAAGCCTTCACAGGTCCCCAAGATACGGTAGAGACCATGCGTCAAGCTTTTGAAGAACGACTTAATACCATCTATCCCTTGCTTGCTGAGGTGCCTGGATTTGAAGTGGTCAAACCTGAGGGAGCCTTTTATCTCTTCCCAAATGTGAAAAAAGCTATGGAAATGAAAGGCTTTACAGACGTAACGGAGTTTACGACAGCCATTTTGGAAGAAGTCGGTGTGGCTTTGGTAACTGGTGCAGGTTTTGGTGCTCCTGAGAATATTCGTCTCAGCTATGCGACAGATATGGATACGCTAAAGGAAGCGGTCGCTCGTTTACATACATTTATGAAAAAATAA